One window from the genome of Amycolatopsis sp. NBC_01480 encodes:
- a CDS encoding dihydrofolate reductase family protein produces the protein MAGKVFFSVSMSLDGFIAPESPDELMGKQWMELQRWVFPQRFFRASLGLGGGGEEGRDNDILRETFERTGANVMGKRMFDAGEQAWPEDAPFHTPVFVVTHEKRDPWERPGGTTFHFVNDGIETALEQARDAAGERDVRIAGGGAAILQYPNAGLIDEFSIALSPVLFGSGVRLFEGVDASRVALEPVLSEPTPRVTHLTYTVRER, from the coding sequence ATGGCCGGGAAAGTGTTCTTCAGCGTGTCGATGTCACTGGACGGGTTCATCGCGCCCGAGTCCCCCGACGAGCTGATGGGGAAGCAGTGGATGGAACTGCAGCGGTGGGTCTTCCCGCAGCGGTTCTTCCGGGCGAGCCTGGGCCTCGGCGGGGGCGGCGAAGAGGGGCGCGACAACGACATCCTGCGGGAGACGTTCGAGCGCACCGGCGCGAACGTGATGGGCAAGCGCATGTTCGACGCCGGCGAGCAGGCCTGGCCGGAGGACGCGCCGTTCCACACCCCGGTTTTCGTGGTGACACACGAGAAACGCGACCCCTGGGAGCGCCCGGGCGGGACCACCTTCCACTTCGTCAACGACGGCATCGAGACCGCGCTCGAGCAGGCCCGCGACGCCGCCGGCGAACGCGACGTCCGCATCGCGGGCGGCGGCGCGGCGATCCTGCAGTACCCGAACGCCGGCCTGATCGACGAGTTCTCGATCGCCCTCTCACCCGTGCTGTTCGGTTCCGGAGTCCGCCTGTTCGAGGGCGTGGACGCGAGCCGCGTGGCCCTGGAGCCGGTCCTCTCGGAGCCGACGCCGCGGGTGACCCACCTGACCTACACCGTCCGGGAGCGGTAG
- a CDS encoding SRPBCC family protein: MSATEQAAPGREIVVSRVIDAPRELVFKAFTEVRHLSRWWGPDGFSTTTRAFEFRVGGEWDFVMHGPDGTDYSEWICWTEITPPERIALRHGESRDDPNAFESVLTFAPDGAATRIEMRTVFPTKELRDEAAEKYHAIEGGQQTLGNLAAYVAEIIQKGANS; encoded by the coding sequence ATGAGCGCGACGGAACAGGCAGCGCCGGGCCGGGAGATCGTCGTCTCGCGGGTCATCGACGCGCCGCGGGAGCTGGTGTTCAAGGCGTTCACCGAGGTCCGGCACCTATCCCGGTGGTGGGGGCCGGACGGGTTCAGCACCACCACACGGGCGTTCGAGTTCCGCGTCGGCGGCGAGTGGGACTTCGTGATGCACGGGCCGGACGGCACGGACTACTCCGAGTGGATCTGCTGGACCGAGATCACCCCGCCGGAGCGGATCGCGTTGCGGCACGGGGAATCGCGCGACGACCCGAACGCCTTCGAGTCGGTCCTGACCTTCGCGCCCGACGGCGCGGCCACCCGGATCGAGATGCGGACCGTGTTCCCCACCAAGGAATTGCGCGACGAGGCCGCCGAGAAGTACCACGCCATCGAAGGCGGGCAGCAGACCCTGGGCAACCTGGCCGCGTACGTCGCCGAGATCATCCAAAAGGGAGCGAACAGCTGA
- a CDS encoding ArsR/SmtB family transcription factor: MARAATTSDVFNAIAEPRRREILVLLRAGERPVTEVARELGLSQPGASKHLRVLREVGLVRDRQAGKQRLYGLDARGLRPVHEWAGGFERFWTQTFDRLDEYVQDLKKQEE; the protein is encoded by the coding sequence ATGGCACGAGCAGCGACGACCTCGGACGTCTTCAACGCGATCGCCGAGCCCCGGCGGCGGGAGATTCTCGTGCTGTTGCGGGCGGGTGAGCGGCCGGTCACCGAGGTGGCGCGGGAGCTGGGGCTGAGCCAGCCGGGGGCGTCCAAGCACCTGCGGGTGCTCCGGGAGGTCGGGCTGGTGCGGGACCGGCAGGCGGGCAAGCAGCGCCTGTACGGCCTGGACGCCCGCGGGCTGCGGCCGGTCCACGAGTGGGCCGGCGGGTTCGAGCGGTTCTGGACCCAGACGTTCGACCGGCTCGACGAGTACGTGCAGGACCTCAAAAAGCAGGAGGAATAA
- a CDS encoding nucleotidyltransferase family protein: protein MGAIIFPYRYASSRGESGRARAARSARSSRAPTDGIKDYDLFSFDATDLSWEAEDAVIQAAKPAFAGLPAEVEIRNEARVHLWYEEKFGTPCPAHTSTEDAIDSFAATTCCLGIRLEPGGRWRVYAPHGLSDVFNLVVRPNAVLAPRSVYEAKAGRWRRQWPELTVLPWPSAAT, encoded by the coding sequence ATGGGAGCTATCATATTCCCATATCGGTATGCGTCAAGTCGCGGGGAGAGCGGGCGGGCAAGGGCCGCAAGGAGCGCTAGAAGTTCGAGAGCCCCGACGGATGGCATCAAGGACTACGACCTGTTCTCCTTCGACGCCACCGACCTGTCGTGGGAAGCCGAGGACGCCGTGATCCAGGCGGCGAAACCGGCTTTCGCCGGCCTTCCGGCCGAGGTGGAGATCCGCAACGAGGCGCGGGTCCACCTGTGGTACGAGGAGAAGTTCGGGACGCCGTGCCCGGCCCATACGTCCACAGAGGACGCGATCGACTCCTTCGCCGCCACCACCTGCTGCCTGGGGATCCGCCTCGAACCCGGCGGGCGCTGGCGCGTCTACGCCCCGCACGGCCTGTCCGACGTGTTCAACCTCGTCGTCCGCCCGAACGCGGTCCTGGCCCCGCGCAGCGTCTACGAGGCCAAGGCCGGCCGTTGGCGTCGCCAGTGGCCCGAGCTCACCGTCCTGCCTTGGCCGAGCGCGGCGACCTGA
- a CDS encoding FAD-dependent oxidoreductase: MPGRDLIVVGAGVVGASVAYHAARAGAAVTLVDAGQPGAGVTVNSFAWIGSSGVRTGPAADLRMAATDEYHRLLTDLPAAPGRPRGLHPGLRFIPKVS; this comes from the coding sequence ATGCCGGGCAGGGACCTGATAGTCGTCGGCGCGGGCGTTGTCGGGGCGTCGGTGGCCTATCACGCGGCCCGGGCGGGCGCGGCGGTGACCTTGGTCGACGCCGGGCAGCCGGGCGCCGGGGTGACGGTGAATTCCTTTGCCTGGATCGGATCCTCCGGCGTACGGACCGGTCCCGCCGCCGATCTGCGGATGGCGGCCACCGACGAGTACCACCGGCTTCTCACCGACCTTCCTGCCGCGCCAGGACGGCCCCGGGGCCTCCACCCCGGACTCCGCTTCATCCCGAAAGTCAGCTGA
- a CDS encoding GNAT family N-acetyltransferase encodes MEPNELTLRPISGPGELALFSRLPYVLNEELADDLAAGRRRAEWMWVALRGDRLLARLAWWGPAGEDTPFLLDIFDIDDSDADLDRVDLGTRLLRAAMAEVIPSGTRPPEYIRNVPPEWRETDRRVVEERMEALERVGAHMFVERLRFEWRAGTPIPEPRGRLKFRPVRDTEEVLTLMTQVMAGTLDAHSRDDLTRMSAREAALKHYESELAHYRSPQEWWRVATLPDGEPVGFVTPARNAYNPVIGYLAVLPEHRGNGYIDEILGAGTRFLRAQDAPRIRAATDLGNTPMANAFHRAGYVNFERTINLTWH; translated from the coding sequence GTGGAACCGAACGAGCTGACCCTGCGCCCGATCAGCGGGCCCGGGGAACTCGCCCTTTTCTCCCGGCTGCCCTACGTCCTCAACGAGGAGCTGGCAGACGACCTGGCCGCCGGCCGCCGCCGGGCCGAGTGGATGTGGGTCGCGCTGCGCGGCGATCGCCTGCTGGCCAGGCTGGCCTGGTGGGGTCCGGCCGGCGAGGACACCCCGTTCCTCTTGGACATTTTCGACATCGACGACAGCGATGCCGATCTCGATCGGGTGGACCTGGGCACGCGGCTGCTGCGGGCCGCCATGGCCGAAGTGATCCCCTCAGGCACCCGTCCGCCCGAGTACATCCGCAATGTCCCGCCCGAGTGGCGTGAGACCGACCGGCGCGTCGTCGAGGAGCGCATGGAGGCCTTGGAACGGGTCGGCGCGCACATGTTCGTCGAACGGCTTCGCTTCGAGTGGCGCGCCGGCACACCGATTCCCGAGCCGCGGGGACGGCTGAAGTTCCGGCCGGTCCGCGACACCGAGGAAGTCCTCACCCTGATGACCCAGGTCATGGCCGGGACGCTCGACGCGCACAGCCGCGACGACCTGACCCGCATGTCCGCCCGCGAGGCGGCGCTCAAGCACTACGAGAGCGAACTCGCGCACTACCGCAGTCCGCAGGAATGGTGGCGAGTCGCGACGCTGCCGGACGGCGAGCCGGTGGGGTTCGTGACCCCGGCCCGCAACGCCTACAACCCGGTCATCGGCTACCTCGCCGTCCTGCCCGAGCACCGCGGCAACGGCTACATCGACGAGATCCTCGGCGCCGGCACCCGATTCCTGCGCGCCCAGGACGCGCCACGCATCCGGGCCGCCACGGATCTCGGCAACACGCCCATGGCGAACGCCTTCCACCGCGCGGGATACGTCAACTTCGAGCGCACGATCAACCTGACCTGGCACTGA
- a CDS encoding FAD-dependent monooxygenase — protein sequence MVEVLVVGAGPTGLTAACALLARGIQVRVVDGAAGPATTSRALGLQPRGQEVLRRVGALGDLPERALDIRATGIHVAGRKVVEVGAAMGDGGPRMWWIPQTEVEERLRARLAELGGSVEWGTTVRALTQDADGVDAELGDGTRLRAGWVIGCDGAHSQVRKSAGIGFPGAPVLERFLLADVHLDRSGDTAAGTFLGAGGQFVAMPLPHPDGDLWRLMAPAPAGLGDDPDEAAILRLLTGFAVERAGFSGLRITSPEWTSVFRFHRRLADTYRAGRMLLAGDAAHIHSPLGGQGLNTGVGDAENLAFKLALVISGHAGEALLDTYTAERRPIAESVLRATSFGTKLGFAETPAGQRVFAAVAPVLRLPVVQRRLLHASSQLGISYRRGPLAGRRFRAWRGPGVGDRVPDLPTRDADGGRASLHERLKTGWALLAGGAAGDYLRAASARLGAGNVRVLAPENGAAQEVWLVRPDGHLAWRGRGVAGLDAALRRVTCA from the coding sequence ATGGTGGAGGTGCTGGTGGTCGGGGCCGGCCCGACCGGGCTGACCGCGGCGTGCGCGCTGCTGGCCCGGGGGATCCAGGTCCGGGTGGTGGACGGTGCGGCGGGCCCGGCGACCACGTCGCGGGCGCTCGGCTTGCAGCCGCGCGGGCAGGAGGTGCTGCGGCGCGTCGGCGCGCTCGGCGATCTGCCCGAGCGGGCGCTGGACATCCGGGCGACCGGGATCCACGTCGCCGGCCGAAAGGTCGTCGAGGTCGGCGCGGCGATGGGGGACGGCGGGCCTCGGATGTGGTGGATTCCGCAGACGGAGGTGGAGGAGCGGCTGCGCGCGCGGCTGGCCGAGCTCGGCGGCTCGGTCGAGTGGGGCACGACGGTGCGCGCGCTGACGCAGGACGCGGACGGGGTCGATGCGGAACTCGGCGACGGGACGCGGCTGCGGGCCGGGTGGGTGATCGGCTGCGACGGCGCGCACAGCCAGGTCCGCAAGAGTGCCGGGATCGGCTTTCCCGGCGCGCCGGTGCTCGAACGGTTCCTGCTCGCCGACGTGCACCTCGACCGGTCCGGCGATACCGCGGCGGGGACCTTCCTCGGTGCCGGTGGCCAGTTCGTCGCCATGCCGCTGCCGCATCCGGACGGTGATCTGTGGCGGCTGATGGCGCCCGCTCCGGCCGGGCTGGGCGACGATCCGGACGAGGCCGCGATCCTGCGGCTGCTGACCGGGTTCGCGGTCGAACGCGCGGGCTTCTCCGGGCTGCGGATCACGAGTCCGGAGTGGACTTCGGTCTTCCGCTTCCACCGCCGGCTCGCCGACACCTACCGGGCCGGGCGGATGCTGCTCGCCGGGGACGCGGCGCACATCCATTCCCCGCTCGGCGGACAGGGCCTGAACACCGGCGTCGGCGACGCGGAGAACCTGGCGTTCAAGCTGGCGCTGGTGATCTCCGGGCACGCGGGCGAGGCGCTGCTGGACACCTACACCGCCGAACGCCGGCCGATCGCGGAGTCGGTGCTCCGGGCGACGAGCTTCGGCACCAAACTCGGCTTCGCCGAAACCCCCGCCGGGCAACGGGTTTTCGCGGCGGTCGCGCCCGTGTTGCGGCTGCCCGTCGTGCAGCGGCGGCTGCTGCACGCCTCGTCCCAGCTGGGGATCAGCTACCGGCGTGGGCCGCTGGCCGGGCGGCGGTTCCGCGCGTGGCGTGGCCCGGGCGTCGGCGATCGGGTGCCGGACCTGCCCACGCGTGACGCGGACGGCGGCCGGGCGTCGTTGCACGAGCGGTTGAAGACCGGCTGGGCGCTGCTCGCCGGCGGCGCCGCCGGGGACTACCTGCGCGCCGCCTCGGCCCGGCTGGGCGCCGGCAACGTCCGGGTGCTGGCGCCGGAAAACGGTGCGGCACAAGAGGTCTGGCTCGTCCGTCCGGACGGGCACCTGGCCTGGCGCGGGCGCGGTGTCGCCGGGCTGGACGCGGCGCTGAGGCGGGTGACCTGCGCATGA
- a CDS encoding TetR/AcrR family transcriptional regulator, with translation MTPAESGSRGRPRDPRTDQAILRAALDLFLEHGPDGASIEQIAKRAGVARLTVYRRWATKEDLLLAAVDQAREIDEFTLFEDFQPTGDGLAALLETAVEHLVRLAADPRSKQLVLRLIGTSSSHPDLLRAFWDTYLWPRRERANARVRELAEHGALPADTDPDALMDAVLGALLYRILLYPDPPTADELRERARAVLRQVGAYRTG, from the coding sequence ATGACACCGGCCGAAAGCGGCTCACGGGGGCGGCCGCGGGACCCTCGCACCGACCAGGCCATTCTGCGGGCCGCGCTGGACTTGTTCCTGGAGCACGGGCCCGACGGCGCGAGCATCGAGCAGATCGCGAAACGGGCCGGCGTCGCCCGGCTCACGGTCTACCGGCGGTGGGCGACCAAGGAGGACCTGCTGCTGGCCGCCGTCGACCAGGCCCGGGAGATCGACGAGTTCACGTTGTTCGAAGACTTCCAGCCGACGGGTGACGGGCTGGCCGCGCTGCTCGAGACCGCCGTCGAGCACCTGGTGCGGCTCGCCGCCGATCCGCGCTCGAAACAGCTGGTGTTACGCCTGATCGGCACGTCGTCCAGCCATCCGGACCTGCTGCGTGCGTTCTGGGACACGTATCTGTGGCCACGCCGGGAGCGCGCGAACGCCCGGGTCCGCGAGCTCGCCGAGCATGGCGCACTGCCCGCGGACACCGATCCCGACGCGCTGATGGACGCCGTGCTCGGCGCCCTGCTCTACCGGATCCTGCTGTACCCGGACCCGCCCACGGCCGATGAGCTGCGCGAACGCGCCCGTGCCGTGCTCCGGCAGGTCGGCGCCTACCGGACCGGGTGA
- a CDS encoding SDR family oxidoreductase: MNSFKDRVAIVTGASRGIGLGIAKELVERGAKVCITARKPEPLAEAVAELGGGDFAIAVPGKADDVEHQGEAVAKTVERFGRVDMLVNNTGINPVFGPTLDIDPAAAAKILGVNVLAPLSWIKHARDAWMGEHGGSVVNIASVAGIRASPGIGIYGVSKAALIRLTQELGAELGPKIRVNAVAPAVVKTKFATALYEGREEEVASAYPMKRLGVPADIAGAVAFLLSEDAGWITGQTIVLDGGVTLVGGL; this comes from the coding sequence GTGAACTCGTTCAAGGATCGCGTGGCGATCGTCACCGGGGCCAGCCGCGGGATCGGCCTCGGCATCGCCAAGGAGCTGGTCGAGCGCGGCGCGAAGGTGTGCATCACCGCGCGCAAGCCGGAGCCGCTGGCCGAGGCCGTCGCGGAGCTGGGCGGCGGCGACTTCGCCATCGCCGTGCCCGGCAAGGCCGACGACGTCGAGCACCAGGGCGAGGCAGTGGCCAAGACCGTCGAGCGGTTCGGCCGGGTCGACATGCTGGTCAACAACACCGGGATCAACCCCGTGTTCGGCCCCACCCTGGACATCGACCCGGCGGCCGCGGCCAAGATCCTCGGCGTCAACGTGCTCGCGCCGCTGTCCTGGATCAAGCACGCCCGCGACGCCTGGATGGGCGAGCACGGCGGCTCGGTGGTCAACATCGCCTCGGTCGCCGGCATCCGGGCCTCACCCGGCATCGGCATCTACGGCGTCAGCAAGGCCGCGCTGATCCGGCTCACCCAGGAGCTCGGCGCCGAGCTGGGGCCGAAGATCCGGGTGAACGCCGTGGCGCCCGCGGTGGTCAAGACCAAGTTCGCGACGGCGCTGTACGAGGGCCGCGAGGAGGAGGTCGCCTCGGCCTACCCGATGAAGCGGCTCGGCGTGCCCGCCGACATCGCCGGCGCGGTGGCGTTCCTGCTGTCCGAGGACGCGGGCTGGATCACCGGCCAGACCATCGTGCTCGACGGTGGCGTGACGCTGGTCGGCGGCCTGTGA